A genomic window from Algoriphagus sp. Y33 includes:
- a CDS encoding acyl-CoA-binding protein codes for MSTQSLDDAVALTKKFTSKPSNEELLKLYGLYKQATEGDNETERPGGFDFKAAAKYNAWMNMKGKSKEEASEQYVQLVNELSKDYL; via the coding sequence ATGTCGACCCAATCACTGGACGATGCCGTGGCATTGACCAAAAAATTCACCTCGAAACCAAGTAATGAAGAGTTATTGAAGCTCTATGGACTCTATAAGCAAGCTACTGAAGGAGACAATGAAACAGAGCGTCCCGGCGGGTTTGATTTCAAAGCAGCTGCGAAATACAACGCCTGGATGAATATGAAAGGCAAATCCAAGGAAGAGGCCTCGGAACAGTATGTTCAGCTGGTGAACGAACTATCAAAAGACTACCTATAA